The following DNA comes from Lemur catta isolate mLemCat1 chromosome 19, mLemCat1.pri, whole genome shotgun sequence.
GCTGAGGCCCTGGGCCTCTCCACACCCCAGGCTGACTGAGAGCGTTGAGTCCTGGGAGACCAGGCCATGGGATAGACCCCAAGGCATGGGGCATCCCAGGCTGGGCGTCCTGTAGGAGCCTTGGCGGCAGGGCTCAGAGTTTCCCACACTGTGCCTCCCCATCAGCAGACCTTCATTCTGTTCTCCCCTGGGGACCCTGCACTCCCCCGCCTGCTTTCCTGAGGACCTGGTGTCTGATCTCTGCCTCATTTGCAGTCTTGGCCTTCCGAGGTCATGGGGTTGGGGAGGAGACATGGAGACTGAAGTCTCCGTCTGCTCAGGGTCTGGGTCTCacctccttctccctgcccccagcctcatCAGCAGCTGTGGGCTCTGGGCCCCCGCCTGAGGCGGAGCAGGCATGGCCGCAGAGCAGCGGAGAGGAGGAGCTGCAGCTCCAGCTGGCGCTGGCCATGAGCAAGGAGGAGGCCGACCAGGTACCTGGGCTGTGGTGCCAGGGCTCACTGTTCTGCCATCCCATCTCCATGCTGcaccccagcctccttcctcctggccctgACCTCCCCAGGCATGTGCCCCCTCTCATTCTCTGACCGGGTCCTCTCCCCCAGTCCTGTGCTCTGTCTTtgtccctcttcccctctctggggcctgtcctgccccagcccctctgcgTGTCCCTCATGGGCTTGGGTGACCGACTGCCTCTCTGCTTCTTCGGCCCTGTCTAACCCCGGCTCTCCTCCACCCGCCCCCCTCTCTCGGCCTGCCTCTCTGTGGCTGTGGCTCCCCCCGGCCCCTCAcgctctctctcccccagcccccgtcCTGCGGCCCTGAGGACGACGTCCAGCTCCAGCTGGCCCTTAGTTTGAGCCGAGAGGAGCATGATAAGGTCAGAGCAGcatccctgcccctgcccagggctcccctcAGACCAGCCCCGTTGCCCCTTCCTGAAGAGCTCCCCCATCCTGCTGGGCTCCAGCCCACAGGCTCCCGTGTGCTCAAACCTCTGCATCTCTAGCCGAAGGACCTCGGGTCAGACAGAACCTGAGGCGGACATCCTGTGGCTGCTCTGGGTGAAGCGGgggcctccctgctcccccagtgCAGGAGATGCCACCGACTCAGCAGGACCAGGCCTGGGCTGTCCCCCAGCACGACACCCCCCACACTCCCCATCCCCCAGACCATACCCTCCTCCCCGTGTCCTCCCCGACCTTTGACCCAGGTGTCCCATCCCATTCCATACATTGTCCGCatcccattttaattttttaaagttgtctttgtcagggtgggagggggtggttgGGGGCCTTCTAGGCTGGGGGTGTCAACGTCTGCCTGTTGCTCTGTTCTGACCCCTCCCTCTGGCCGGCTGCTCCGTGTCCCCAACAGGAAGAGCGGATCCGTCGTGGGGACGACCTGAGGCTGCAGATGGCCATAGaagagagcaagagggagacgGGGGGCAAGGAGGAGGTGAGTGGGGGCACCTCCGCAAACAACGGCCGGTtcactgccactgctgctgaTCTCTCTCTGGCTCCTGTGAGCTGCTCTTCATCCCGCTTGCCAGGCCCCCGGGAAGCAGAGACTGAAAAACAAGGCCCTGGagcccctctctccccactggGGCCAGCAACCCACTGGGCCTCTCCACAGCTGCCTCCTGCCTTGGAGGTGAGGGTCTTCTCTGCAGGTGTGTGGAGCCAGGCCCAGGTGCTGATGCCACTGGCCATCACAGCTGGACGAGGAAGGCCCAGAATAGGCTAACAACAGTCTGACGTGAGCCACAGGAGGGCAGTAGGCCTCATCCAGCCATCCATCTGTCCCATTTTCTCAGGCACCTCCTAAGTGCTGGgccatgtgccagacacaggGCTGATTGGTGAGCAAGAGAATCatggtcccctccctccccctcgaCCTTGGAGAGGGACAGTGTTTCCTTGGTGTTTCTGTGCTCCGAAGCTGAGTTGCAGACCTTTCCAGAACCTCGCTGCTTCCACATCCTGTTTTATTACTTCTCACGGCTCTCTGGACAGGGCTCGGCTGGGTGGTTCTTTTGCTCAGTGTGACGGGGGTGAGGTCACTCATGCTGGCCTTGTCCTCCACCCTCTTCCTGTGGCCTCTCACTGGTCACTAGTCTGCCCTGAGTGCCTTCACGGTATGGTGGCGGCTGCTGCTGTTTCCCTTCCTGCACCACGAGGGCAAGCTCACCGGGCAGGCTCTCGGCCTGTGTCACGCACTGTTGGTCTGAGCAGGTCCTGAGGCAGCCCAGATTTAAGGAGTGGGGACACAGCCCCCTCCCCATAGGAGGGGCAGCAGATCGCTTGTGGCTGTGCGTGATCGAGCACAGTGGGACTTTCTCGATGGACAGAGAAGCCAGTTCAGGATGCAGCTCCCAGTGATCCCCAGTGAGGATTCCCCCACTGGAGGAAGTTGGGGCACCAGACCCCCCATCTCTTCTCTGCTCctgtcctgccccaccctgccttgAGAACAGGTGGGGAGGATGGATGTGGCTGCTTTGGGTAAAACTTGGCTCATCTCTCCCCGGGGGCCCTTTGCCTCAGGGGTGCTGAttgggggtgtgtggggggacCTCCACCTTCAGAACAAAGGGACGTTGACTGTCAGGCAGCGTGGGGGCCATTGGAGAGGCAAGCTCAGGGTGgccagggtgagggctcagtggGAGTTCCAGGGGGAGGTGTGGCGAGGTTCTGCAGGTTCGGGGTGGGGTGGGCCTCTGTCCTCACCAGGGCCATGCAGAGGACCTCAGGGCAGGGGGGTTGAAGAGCTTCCCTGTGCTGTGCAGAGGATGGACTGGGGACAAGGGTGAGGGGACTGGGATGGTGACTCCTTGGTGGTGACCTGGGTCAGGGTGGGGCAGGTGGACAGGCAGGCTGCCCTGGGAACGTGAGAGTAGAGGAGGGCGCATGGGGGTCTTCCATGGCACTGCCTCCCTCGCATCCTTTCTTGTGGATGGCTCCTGTCGAGGCCCAAGACCTTGGCTGCCCCCAAATGCCTGAGGGCTCACCTTGGTCCACgcctggccctgccaccccctcacgttccttctcttctttctccccactCTGTAGTCGTCCCTCATGGATCTTGCCGACGTCTTCACAGCCCCGGCTCCTCCACCAGCCTCCGACCCCTGGGGAGGCCCAGCACCCATGGCTGCTGCCATCCCCACGGCTGCCCCCACCTCGGACCCCTGGGGGGGTCCCCCTGTCCCTCCAGCTGCTGATCCATGGGGTGCTCCAGCTCCCACGCCAGCCTCTGGGGACCCCTGGAGACCTGCTGCCCCCTCAGGGCCCTCGGTTGACCCTTGGGGTGGgacccctgcccctgcagctggAGAGGGGCCTGATCCGTGGGGAAGCTCCGATGGTGAGTGCCATTGCCGCCTTAGAGGTGGCCTTCACTGGGCCATGCCCTTAGATGGGGACAGACATAGCCAAGTGGTGCCAGGCAGTTGGGGGGGCACCCTGGGCACTGTTGGGGGGCCCTGAGCAAGAGCTGAGGGGGGTCAGGTGAAACAGCCCAGAGGAGAGCTTGTGAGATCGGGGCCCAGAAGGCCTTGGGGCTGTGGAGAGGGCCGCTCAGAAGGCATTCTCTCATGTGGGCAGTgggtggagctggggcaggggcaggagagaaagtgCCAGATGCTCAGCTGGACAGGGATGGGGATGGAGGGGGGTGACGGGGAGCTGAGGGAGGGCCCTGAGCATGTGAGCAGGTCTAGGGAAGGCCCCTTGCCCTGGGTGGGGTACAGGGACAGAGCCTGGAGGCATGACACCCACAGCTGGAACTCAAGCATGTTGGAGCATTCAGCTGGGGTGGGCTTCttgggggaagggggaatggTTGGGGGAGCTTTTGTGTGAACAGCCACAGATTGAATGGCGACAAGCCCCCAAACTGCCTTGGCAGGCAAGGTCACCAGCCCCTCACCTGCCATTTTCCTTACTCAGGTGGGGCCCCTGTCAGTGGACCCGCAGCTTCTGATCCCTGGGCACCAGCCCCAGCTTTCTCAGACCCCTGGGGAGGGTCACCTGCGAAGCCCAGCACCAACGGCACCACAGGTACTGGACTGGGGGCGGGGCGAGCAGGCAGAGCCCCAGTGAGTGAGTGTGAGCAGGTATCTCCTGGGTCCTGGGGGAGAGGGTGCTAAACCTGGAGGTGGGGGTAGAGGCAGGGTCCCCGGGCAGGTGCTAAGCAGACCATCCCGCCCCCCTGCAGCAGTTGGGGGCTTCGACACGGAGCCTGACGAGTTCTCTGACTTCGACCAACTCCGCACAGCCCTGCCGACCTCTGGGAGCAGCACAGGTGAGCCACCCTCCCCTGGAAGCTCCGTGGCTCCTCAggagcccaggcagggccagctgcACCTAAGGGTGAAGAGTGCGGTCGGATAGAATGAGCCAGACCTGTCTATCTGCCTTTAAAAGAAGTATGTATCTAAGTTCTTTCAGACTTAGAGAAAAGCTGCagaaatagtacaaagaattccttCTTGAGATTCCCCACCCAGATGCCAACCTCTGACCCCTCTGCTTCCGGGTCGGTTTTGAGTGCGTTGCAGACCTGCTGAGTGTTTCCATGTGTTTTTAAGAGCCAGGATGGTCTCTGTCCTGTGTCGCCAGCCTTGTGGTGACCAGGATTTGGAAAGTGGCCCTGACatgctgccctccctcctccgTCTCTTTCCTCACCCCTAGCGTCCCTTGGCCCAGGGCCCGTCCTCAGTGGGTGCTGCGTTCAGCTGCAGACCCGCCTGGAGAGTGTCCGAGGTGTTGGGAACACCACGTGGGTGCTCTGGGGTCTTAGCAGCAGCTGCTGGTATCTGCCTGTGGGAGATGTGACTCTGAtcacctttatttttttgaattaagGGAACTTGTATTGAAGTGCCGATTGTGGCACAGAAATATGTGTCTGGCAGGGGCGGGGAGTGAGGGGGAGGACAGTGCCTGGCCCCATACTTCCTGCTGGGTCCTCTCTCCCTAGGGTCGCTTTCGATTAACTGTCCAGTCTGCAGTTTTCGTTTTAGGCCATTCCCCCTCCATGcaaatttgtgcatttttttcagtattagatagaatttgtatttaaaaaaaaaaacgagacCTCGAGCCAGCAAACGTCATCAAACCTCCCGGGTCATTGGTGTTTGCCGTTGTTTCTCCACTTGGAAGTTCCTGTTTAGGGCTGTGTAATTAGCTTCTGTGGGGACAGCTCCTTTGAGACTAGAAGTGCCGTGTATAGTCCCGCCCTGCCTTACCCTTCTGGGTCAGAGACCCTgcagcaggcactgtgctgtggCTGTCATGGCGACACCCTGTTCCATCATTCCTTCTAGTTTGTTCACTGGAATCACACACACCTGGTTTTGAATCTGGGCTCTGACCCTCGGAGCTGCTGGCCTTGGGCAGGCGATGCCCGCCTCTGTGCCCTAGgccctcctccttggcctccagCGCTGGGCCCTCTGAGGGGCCCCACCTGGTCTGCACTGCTCCTGGGTTGGAGCCGCCCCTGCTGGCAACCCCTCTGAGCCCCTCTCCTGGCTCCTTCCAGGGGAGCTGGAGCTGCTTGCAGGAGAGGTGCCTGCCCGCAGCCCTGGGGCATTCGACATGAGTGGGGTTGGGGGGTCTCTGGCTGAGGCTGTGGGGAGCCCCCCACCTGCAGCCACCCCAACCCCCACGCCCCCCACCCGGAAGACGCCGGAGTCATTCCTGGGGCCCAATGCAGCTCTTGTTGACCTGGACTCTCTGGTGAGCCGGCCGGGCCCCACGCCGCCAGGAGCCAAGGCCTCCAACCCCTTCCTGCCAAGTGGTGAGTGTGGCCCCCTTGCCCGTTCCCGGGTCCTCCTGCCCATCCTGCCAGAGCAGGTGCCTCTCAGGGACGCTTTTCCCCACCCGCTTTTCCCCACCCGCTGTACATCCCAGCTGGACACAGATGCTTGGTGGGTGGCACCCACTGACTCTATTGatgtgtctctgttttctctccctgCAGGAGCCCCGGCCACTGGCCCCTCTGTCACCAACCCCTTCCAGCCTGCCCCACCTGCGACGCTCACCCTGAACCAGCTCCGGCACAGCCCTGTACCGCCAGGCCCTGGAGCACCCCCCTACATCTCTCCCCTTGGTGGGGGCCCTGGCCTGACCCCAGTGCTGCCCCCGGGTGCCCCGGCCCCCGGCACGAACCCCTTCCTCCTATAATCCAGGGCgggaggggcctggcctggcctggccctgcctcccccttTCTGCTCCCTGGAGATCAGTGCTGTGAGTGCATGTGAAATGGGCCCACCCAgcgcccttccctctcccagcaCCCACTCACACTACGCCCTCCTCCCAcgtccccacccctcctccccgaAGAGAAGCTGGacacggggtggggaggggcgctGGCCAGAGGAGGACCCCGTTCCCGAGGCATTAGGAGGGGGAGGGACGGCTGGGCCCCTAcccattccccctccctccaAACTCCTGCCCCCCCATCAGTGTTTGAGCCTCCTCCTTCCCGTACGCACCCCTTGGTGAATCCTTGGTGATGATTTTGGCAACTTCGGGAATAAATGGCAATTCTCATGGGTGTGGCTGCCCCAGACTCCCCATCCACGATTCACACGTCCCTCAGCATCCCCTCACCCTGGGACCCAGGGCTCGGATCCTGTTTCCCTCTTGGGGGCACGTAGAAACCAGTCCCTCTTTCTCAGAAGGCTTGATTTCCTGACCCTTCCCGGGTCCACAGGGGTGGGCTGCCTTGAGGATAGGAGGGGCTCGGGGCCAGcagcctgcagcccctgcaggTCCAGATAGTTACTCCTCCTTAGGCCAGGATCGGCCAGACACTCTGGGTTCAGGAGGtcctacttgggagactgaggtcaGAGGGATGTTCCAAGTTTCAGTGGgaagatgatggtggtgatgacgaTGATGTTAAGAATTCTTGTTGAGATGGCACATATTCACAACGTGTGTCACCAGTGCCATCGCCTGTATCCTTTGCAGGCATCACCAATCCATCCTAGCACTCCTTGGAAAACCCTGAGTCATTCTCTGctggctgggctgagctgagtGCACCTCCAGGGTCCACCTGTTTGTTGCCTGGGTTCTTGCCCCCTagttggggtgggggctgctgttATCTCCAGGTATAGATGGACATTGGCT
Coding sequences within:
- the EPN1 gene encoding epsin-1 isoform X2, producing MSTSSLRRQMKNIVHNYSEAEIKVREATSNDPWGPSSSLMSEIADLTYNVVAFSEIMSMIWKRLNDHGKNWRHVYKAMTLMEYLIKTGSERVSQQCKENMYAVQTLKDFQYVDRDGKDQGVNVREKAKQLVALLRDEDRLREERAHALKTKEKLAQTATASSAAVGSGPPPEAEQAWPQSSGEEELQLQLALAMSKEEADQPPSCGPEDDVQLQLALSLSREEHDKEERIRRGDDLRLQMAIEESKRETGGKEESSLMDLADVFTAPAPPPASDPWGGPAPMAAAIPTAAPTSDPWGGPPVPPAADPWGAPAPTPASGDPWRPAAPSGPSVDPWGGTPAPAAGEGPDPWGSSDGGAPVSGPAASDPWAPAPAFSDPWGGSPAKPSTNGTTVGGFDTEPDEFSDFDQLRTALPTSGSSTGELELLAGEVPARSPGAFDMSGVGGSLAEAVGSPPPAATPTPTPPTRKTPESFLGPNAALVDLDSLVSRPGPTPPGAKASNPFLPSGAPATGPSVTNPFQPAPPATLTLNQLRHSPVPPGPGAPPYISPLGGGPGLTPVLPPGAPAPGTNPFLL
- the EPN1 gene encoding epsin-1 isoform X1, whose protein sequence is MSTSSLRRQMKNIVHNYSEAEIKVREATSNDPWGPSSSLMSEIADLTYNVVAFSEIMSMIWKRLNDHGKNWRHVYKAMTLMEYLIKTGSERVSQQCKENMYAVQTLKDFQYVDRDGKDQGVNVREKAKQLVALLRDEDRLREERAHALKTKEKLAQTATASSAAVGSGPPPEAEQAWPQSSGEEELQLQLALAMSKEEADQPPSCGPEDDVQLQLALSLSREEHDKEERIRRGDDLRLQMAIEESKRETGGKEESSLMDLADVFTAPAPPPASDPWGGPAPMAAAIPTAAPTSDPWGGPPVPPAADPWGAPAPTPASGDPWRPAAPSGPSVDPWGGTPAPAAGEGPDPWGSSDGGAPVSGPAASDPWAPAPAFSDPWGGSPAKPSTNGTTAVGGFDTEPDEFSDFDQLRTALPTSGSSTGELELLAGEVPARSPGAFDMSGVGGSLAEAVGSPPPAATPTPTPPTRKTPESFLGPNAALVDLDSLVSRPGPTPPGAKASNPFLPSGAPATGPSVTNPFQPAPPATLTLNQLRHSPVPPGPGAPPYISPLGGGPGLTPVLPPGAPAPGTNPFLL